One genomic window of Anoplolepis gracilipes chromosome 5, ASM4749672v1, whole genome shotgun sequence includes the following:
- the LOC140665846 gene encoding dimethyladenosine transferase: MSKVRTSSVQKEVARQGILFNKSKGQHILKNPLIIQSMVEKAALRPTDVVLEIGPGTGNMTVKMLEKAKKVIACEIDPRMVAELQKRVQGTVYQSKLQIVVGDVLKSDLPFFDLCVANIPYQISSPLIFKLLSHRPIFRCAVLMFQREFAERLVAKPGDKLYCRLSINTQLLARVDMLMKVGKNNFRPPPKVESNVVRIEPRNPPPPINYQEWDGLTRIAFIRKNKTLAAAFKQTTVITMLEKNYKIHCSLNNKILPDDFDIKQLINHILKKADAENKRARTMDIDDFISLLHAFNTEGVHFI; encoded by the exons ATGTCGAAAGTACGGACTTCCAGCGTTCAGAAAGAAGTGGCGAGACAag gaattttatttaataagagtAAAGGTCAgcacattttgaaaaatcctttaattattcaaagtatGGTTGAAAAAGCTGCGCTTAGACCAACTGATGTCGTACTGGAAATCGGTCCTGGTACGGGTAATATGACAgtaaaaatgttagaaaaagCAAAGAAAGTAATAGCGTGTGAAATTGATCCAAGAATGGTGGCAGAATTGCAAAAACGTGTTCAAGGAACTGTTTATCAGTCAAAGTTACAGATAGTTGTTGGAGACGTTCTAAAATCGGATTTACCATTCTTTGATTTGTGTGTCGCTAACATCCCATACCAGATATCATCaccattaatatttaaattactttcgCATAGACCAATCTTtag GTGTGCTGTGCTTATGTTTCAAAGAGAATTTGCAGAACGCTTGGTAGCTAAACCTGGGGACAAATTATACTGTCGCTTAAGCATTAACACGCAATTGTTGGCACGAGTAGATATGTTGATGAAAGTTGGAAAAAATAACTTCAGACCTCCACCTAAAGTAGAATCAAATGTAGTGAGAATTGAACCAAGAAATCCACCACCACCaataaattatcaagaatGGGACGGTTTGACGCGAATCGCgtttatcagaaaaaataaaacattagcTGCAGCTTTCAAACAAACTACAGTTATTAcaatgttagaaaaaaattataaaattcactGTAGTTTGAATAATAAG ATTCTTCCAGATGATTTTGATATTAAGCAATTGATAAATCATATACTAAAGAAAGCGGATGCTGAAAATAAACGAGCTAGAACTATGGACATAGATGACTTTATCAG ccTTTTACATGCATTCAATACGGAAGGtgtgcattttatataa
- the LOC140665742 gene encoding rho guanine nucleotide exchange factor 39 — protein sequence MYSPLSPQTSLSSELRKIINERNMLSMRSRMKVLHALNEDSERYAEERERTLRSQAIREILTTEVTYLQQLEILAKFFIQPILERKLLNHPLLVTLLENIKTLYNVSGELVAGIKNNPDNITEVFHKLAPFFKLYSIYAYDYTQVLNLLQTSQESDPAFKKFICDQETRPEVSRKLSSLLIIPVQRVPRYQLLVKEVLQHTPYRHREYRSLQACLVEIQKSAKHINALIAQNEEMQKLLNLQKRIVTSINLVKPGRILIKQGPLMRVSRRGNSAYKRYFVLLNDTLLYCKGELGTSLNVSCVLPLNKCSLTCVLSKKLFRITCLHETFLLYSENGDSDEWIQSIETAIKKYTECRQTLRKESSSRKPLRHKNINEFPSEDISKKSLKRKRCMKDEQVSLDSSNIIYFKKDDEADEDIPQGNTCLSFCTKKFKRDQLSKTDNITSPQAKNIKLHKKINKPSYKYLRKSSNYNNNDLETMKGQETSSIASSVKENMSSQFRIIGEFFTSIGTTIKDLFTFR from the exons ATGTATTCACCATTATCGCCACAAACTAGTCTCAGTTCAGAATTAAGAAAGAtcataaatgaaagaaatatgttGAGTATGCGGAGCCGTATGaaag ttttacatGCTTTGAATGAAGACAGTGAGAGATACGcagaggaaagagaaagaacttTAAGATCACAAGCTATTCGGGAGATATTAACCACAGAAGTTACCTATTTACAACAATTGGAGATTTTGGCAAAG TTTTTTATACAACCTAttcttgaaagaaaattattgaatcatCCGCTACTTGTTACTCTgttggaaaatataaagacattATATAATGTGAGTGGTGAATTAGTGgcaggaataaaaaataatcctgACAATATAACCGAAGTATTTCACAAACTGgcacctttttttaaattgtattccATTTATGCTTACGATTATACACAAGTGCTAAATCTACTACAG ACAAGTCAAGAGAGTGATcctgcatttaaaaaatttatttgcgatCAAGAAACAAGACCAGAAGTAAGCAGGAAATTATCTTCATTGTTAATTATACCAGTGCAAAGAGTACCAAGATATCAATTGCTTGTTAAAGAAGTATTGCAACATACTCCTTACAGACACAGAGAATATAGATCTTTACAAG CATGTTTGGTTGAAATTCAAAAATCTGCAAAGCATATAAATGCTTTAATTGCACAGAATGAAGAAatgcaaaaattgttaaatcttCAGAAGAGAATTGTTACTTCGATTAATCTCGTTAAGCCTGGTAGAATATTAATCAAGCAAGGACCATTGATGCGTGTTTCAAGACGAGGCAATTCTGCTTATAAGagatattttgtacttttaaatgacactttattatattgtaaaggCGAGCTAGGAACTTCATTAAACGTATCTTGTGTTCTACCATTAAACAAGTGCAGCTTGACTTGCGTTCTGAGCAAGAAACTGTTTCGTATAACATGCTTGCACGAAACGTTCTTGTTATATTCAGAAAATGGTGATAGCGACGAGTGGATACAGTCTATTGAAACTGCTATTAAAAAA tatactGAATGTAGACAAACCTTGAGGAAGGAAAGTAGCTCGAGAAAGCCACTTAGAcataagaatattaatgaatttccATCAgaagatatatcaaaaaagtcccttaaaagaaaaagatgcaTGAAAGATGAACAG GTATCATTGGATTCttccaatattatatattttaaaaaagatgatgAAGCAGATGAGGATATTCCACAAGGAAACACTTGCTTGTCCTTTTGcaccaaaaaatttaaacgagATCAACTTTCTAAGACTGACAATATTACTTCTCCtcaagcaaaaaatataaaattacacaaaaagataaacaagccttcgtataaatatttaagaaaatcaagtaattataacaataat GATCTAGAAACGATGAAAGGGCAGGAAACAAGTTCAATTGCGTCGAGCGTCAAAGAAAACATGTCGTCACAATTTCGGATAATCGGCGAATTTTTTACTTCTATAGGTACAACCATAAAAGATCTTTTTACATTcagataa
- the LOC140665845 gene encoding uncharacterized protein — MEGPLEIKNSSTDTGQEEPIKSEAPVQNPDSSERSDGATSPPPNCSICLGKLVNTSFTDSCLHQFCFNCLLEWSKIKTECPLCKQTFKSIIHSVRSEEDYAQYHIPRELASQISQPQVALDFNFGIDGNWDVVPRRFVYRTTMTGNRRHGVLLNPEQVSRREQLPSMAPQVPREERRRRRANPTDYRRTVYRHGIWATSLPDIFGRFRECSAEYYRRQPQELDRLVPWINRELQVLLNNEPGIIAYALSIIMNALTRFDIRSPEFRNNVQPFLAAHTDHFAHELLNFAQTNFDLVGYDQSVTYLPRGLSNEYSNRIVSPISSSTSSSSSITSDNSDVRILDEAIDLRVNTEMPSTIPNSINMPGPSTVGQVFHRVEAPYNVPELLIVSSSSSESDGECEIIGYVKPRHERTPEIIELLSSDSDSEHVSHISNGNTQSNPRRTCPENLSLPSTSHTTKGSSLSSCSTMSSDTNSDDNPKQSKRNHVRKSGKKTAVQKYKRSYETENRNKRSKKRVYSSDSSSSESVRKNVTKCNEKRSKKTTYRVQAKGTGRIKFIKREESYTDEDSSSSDSSSAETDNKTKITKCRRQHKSKRNRSPSVNDHAAKSGRTTRNKERTSILEKLKSKNKDQKCNESRQSRSRSSSESSNVSQRDKRSNYRHRESRNTSEYGNQEDSASISNKVMPRSEHKSKSKKKAYYSESSDSEDGHLRSNSPCNHSNCYFRWKKSKHKEKHKDKERHKSRIFNLSQSNASTILTMSISSKNDTYPTKHSDRNNSDYKEKYSRKDSKYRKPENEKKSRSKKKKQRLRSSSTSNSG, encoded by the exons ATGGAAGGCccattagaaataaaaaactctAGCACAGACACTGGACAGGAAGAGCCTATAAAATCTGAAGCTCCTGTACAAAATCCCGATAGTAGTGAGCGAAGCGATGGTGCTACCTCTCCGCCACCAAACTGCAGCATTTGCCTAGGAAAATTAGTTAACACATCTTTTACGGACAGTTGCCTGCACCAATTCTGTTTCAATTGTTTGCTCGAATGGtccaaaataaaaacagaatgTCCTCTATGCAAGCAAACATTCAAATCGATTATACACAGTGTGAGATCGGAAGAAGATTATGCTCAATATCATATACCTCGCGAATTAGCATCTCAAATTTCTCAACCACAAGTTGCTTTAGATTTCAACTTTGGCATCGACGGCAACTGGGATGTTGTTCCACGTCGATTTGTTTACag AACAACAATGACTGGCAACCGCCGGCATGGTGTGTTATTAAATCCAGAACAAGTTTCAAGACGGGAGCAATTGCCGAGTATGGCACCTCAAGTGCCTAGAGAAGAGCGCAGACGTAGGCGTGCTAATCCTACGGATTATCGTCGTACTGTTTATAGGCATGGTATATGGGCTACTTCATTACCTGATATATTTGGACGTTTCCGTGAATGTAGTGCTGAATATTACag aaGACAACCACAAGAATTAGATCGCCTAGTACCATGGATAAACAGAGAGTTGCAAGTTTTACTCAATAATGAACCAGGCATTATTGCATATGCATTGAGCATAATAATGAATGCCTTAACTCGATTTGATATTAGAAGTCCTGAATTTCGAAATAATGTGCAACCTTTCCTTGCTGCGCATACGGATCATTTTGcacatgaattattaaattttgcccAAACCAACTTTGATTTAGTTGGATACGATCAATCTGTTACTTATTTGCCACGTG GTTTATCAAATGAATATTCAAACCGTATTGTATCACCTATATCTAGCAGTACTAGTAGCAGTAGCAGTATTACTTCTGATAACTCAGATGTACGAATACTCGATGAAGCGATTGACTTGAGAGTAAATACCGAAATGCCGAGCACAATACCAAATTCTATCAACATGCcag gtCCTAGTACAGTAGGGCAAGTATTTCATAGAGTAGAAGCACCTTACAATGTACCAGAACTCTTGATTGTTTCATCGAGTTCCTCTGAATCAGATGGCGAATGTGAAATAATTGGCTATGTGAAACCACGTCATGAAAGAACACCAGAAATCATAGAATTACTTTCTTCTGATTCTGATTCTGAGCATGTTTCTCATATATCTAATGGAAATACACA ATCGAATCCAAGAAGAACATGTCCAGAAAATTTATCACTACCTAGTACTTCTCACACTACAAAAGGATCATCTTTATCATCTTGTTCGACAATGAGTAGCGATACTAATTCCGACGATAATCCAAAACAAAGTAAACGAAATCATGTCAGGAAATCAGGGAAAAAGACAGCTGtacaaaagtataaaagatCGTATGAAACAGAAAATCGCAATAAACGAAGCAAAAAGAGAGTATACAGTTCTGATTCTAGCTCGTCTGAAAGCGTTCGAAAAAATGTAAcgaaatgtaatgaaaaacgATCGAAAAAGACAACATATAGAGTACAGGCTAAAGGTACGGGAcgaataaagtttattaaaagagaGGAAAGTTATACGGATGAAGATTCATCTAGTAGTGATAGTAGTAGCGCGGAAactgataataaaacaaaaatcacCAAGTGTCGTAGACAACATAAATCGAAAAGGAATCGTTCCCCCAGTGTAAACGATCATGCAGCGAAAAGTGGAAGAACAACGAGAAATAAAGAGCGAACTTCAATCCTGGAAAAATTGAAGTCCAAGAACAAAGATCAAAAGTGTAATGAAAGCAGACAATCCAGATCTAGAAGTAGCAGTGAATCTTCTAATGTTTCGCAACGAGATAAACGGTCAAATTATAGGCACCGAGAATCTCGAAACACAAGCGAATATGGAAATCAAGAAGATAGTGCCTCAATAAGTAATAAAGTTATGCCAAGAAGCGAACATAAATCTAAATCAAAAAAGAAAGCGTATTACTCTGAATCTTCCGATTCAGAAGATGGTCATTTAAGGTCCAATAGTCCGTGTAATCATTCTAATTGCTATTTTCGTTGGAAAAAATCAAAGCATAAAGAGAAACATAAAGACAAGGAGCGTCATAAGTCcaggatatttaatttatcgcaATCTAATGCAAGTACAATCTTAACAATGTCCATTTCATCGAAAAATGACACGTATCCGACGAAGCATTCCGATCGTAATAATTccgattataaagaaaaatattcgcgCAAAGATTCAAAGTATAGAAAGCctgaaaatgaaaagaaatcgagatcaaagaaaaaaaagcaacgTCTCCGATCTTCTTCCACTTCTAATTCAGGATAA